CAGGTCTTAAGTTAACGTAAAGATCAAGATCAAACCTCAACTTTAGCAAAAGTCCTCTCTCCAAAATTCCAGGCTTTACCCTCGGATCACCAATAGCCCCAAGATATATCGCATCAAATTCCCTAAACTCAGCTATCGCACTGTCAGGCAAAATCTCCCCGGTTTTTAGGTAATGCTCAGCTCCATAAGGATAATGCGTAAATTTAAACTTTATCCCAAACTTACTCTCAACAGCTTTCAGGACCTTTAATCCCTCATTTATCACCTCAGGACCTGTTCCATCCCCAGGAATTACCGCAATATCATACTGCCTCACCATAGTCCTCTCCTAGCCGAAAAAAAGTATAACTGATTTTGAAAAACTTTTTTCAACTTGAACATATAAAGCAAAAGTAGCATTGAGAAAAATAACAAGGCAATAACAGATATACATACATTCAAACCAGAGTTTGGTAATGTAACTAGAAACATATTCAAAATTACTCCGTGCAAAATTATCTTAACTACCTCCTAGGTTACTTTGAGATAGGACTAAACTTACTATTTCTCACTCTTATCTCGGCATTTGACATAAAAACTCATAAAGCTCCAAACTATCTTACCTTACCATATATTCTACTAGGTTCAATCTTAACAGTTCTAGGCAATTTTTCTAGGTATATCAATCTCATTGAGCTAGCTTTGCTCATTTTAGCAATATGGCTATACTCTAGAATAAAAAGAGTTGAAATGCTTGAGACGTTCGGCGGGGGAGATATAAAAACTCTGCTAGGCTTTTCGCTAGCAAATGAGTTTCTCGCATTCAACATTTCATTAATAGTAGCATCAATGACTGGTATCTTTTGGGCTATCGCATCCTCAAAAAAAGGAGTACCCTTTGTGCCATTTCTACTCCTAGGATACGCAATATCTCTAATACTTACCTATACGTTACTACAAAAAAAAGCATTCTGAATTCTGAAGTTAACTAAATGGAGATCTACAGATTCCGAAGTTAATAATTTAGTAACAAACTCTAGAGGTAGGAATATGTGTGGAATTGTAGGATATATCGGCATAAGATCAAACCCCGTAGAAGTTGTAATAGAGGGGCTAAAACAACTTGAATACAGAGGCTACGATTCCGCAGGAATAGCTTTTATTAGAAATGGAGAGTTTGAGATTCTCAAGGAAGTAGGGAGAATAGCAAATCTTGAAGATAAGATCAAAACCATAAATCTCTCTGGCATAAAGGAAGCTTGTATTGGTCACACTAGATGGGCTACCCATGGAGGTGTCACTGTCCACAATGCACATCCTCATATAAGCAACAACAGAAAAATCACTTTGGTCCACAATGGCATAATAGAGAACTACTCACTTCTAAAAGAAATGCTCTCTAAGAAAGGGTATTCATTCTACAGTCAAACAGACACTGAAGTTATCGTAAACCTTATAGAAGAACATATGAAGGAAGGGAACAGTTTTGAGGATGCTATAATGCTTGCAGTAACAGAGCTTAATGGAACTTTCGGATTAGTTATAATGGGATTAGAAGAGTCTGACAAACTTGTAGCTGTAAGAAAAGGGAGTCCCATAGTTATTGGCATAGGAGACAATGAAAGCATAATTGCCTCAGACATAAATGCTATAGTTAGATACACCAAAAACGTAATTTACCTTGATGACGGAGAGATTGCAATCGTTAAGAAAGATGAGATCATAACTAAAAATTTCACTGGCAAGGATATAAAAAAAGATGTATTCGTTGTTGACTGGGAAATCGAACAACTTAACAAAGGTGGATATCCTCATTATATGCTTAAGGAAATATTTGAACAACCAACCGCAATTGAAAATTGCATAAGAGGTAGGATTTTAGAGGATGAGGGAAGTGTCAAACTTGGAGGTATTGCTAAGCTAGAAAACTATATCCACAAGATAAGAAAGTTTGTTTTCATAGGATGTGGGACTGCGTATCATGCTGGAATGATAGGAAAATACCTTATGGAAAACCTTGGAGGAGTGTTATCAGAAGTTGATCATGCCTCAGAATTTAGGTATAGAAATCCAATGGTAGGGCCAAGAGACGTAGTGGTTGCTATTAGCCAATCAGGAGAGACGATGGATACCCTAGAGGCATTAAGAGAAGCCAAAAGAAAGGGAGCTATTACGATGGGGATAATCAACGTTGTTGGTAGCACTATAGCTAGAGAAGCTGGTATGGGGATATATATACACTCCGGACCCGAAATAGGAGTCGCTTCAACAAAAGCATTTACCAATATGATAGTAGCATTAATAATGCTAAGTATAAAGGTTGGCAGAAGAAAAAGATTAGGACTTTTTGAAGGAAAAGAAGTGGTATCAAACCTCAAGAAACTACCAGAGTTGGTTGAATACACACTAAACACTACAAACAAGATCACAAACAATATCTCCAAAGAATTCTACAAAAGTAGGAATTTCCTATACCTCGGTAGGCATTACAACTATCCTATTGCTCTTGAAGGAGCCCTTAAACTAAAAGAGGTATCTTATATACATGCCGAAGGCTACCCAGCAGCAGAAATGAAACACGGTCCTATCGCATTAATTGACGAAAACATGCCAGTGGTCTTTATAGCCACCAAAGGAGCCTTGTATGACAAAATCTTAAGCAACATTCAAGAAGTAAAAGCAAGAAATGGAAAGGTCATTGCAATCATAAATGACAACGATGAAAAAGTTTCAAAAATCTCTGATTACGTTATACCAGTTCCAGAAGTTATAGAACCCCTCTCGCCAATAATAAACGTTATACCACTACAGCTACTAGCCTACCACATTGCTACCATTAAGGGACTTGATGTTGACAAACCCAGAAATCTAGCAAAAAGTGTCACAGTTGAATAAACAAGTAAACAACAAATCATTAAATCTCAAAAACAACCACCGAAACAGCAACAAGGTCAGTATGAGATATTGAGATATCAATACCCTTTATATTCATTGAGTCAAAAATTTGTTTTGTCTTCCCGTAGAGATTTATGTAAGGCTTTCCAGAGGGGGCGTTAAGTATTTCAACTTCCTTAAAGTCAACAATTCCAGTACCCAAAGCCTTGAAAAAAGCTTCCTTACCAGCAAACCTACCGGCTAAATGCAACAAAAACTTCTTGTGCCTCATAACATACTCCTTCTCTCTCGGTGTCAAAACCCTATCAAGAAACTTCTCACCCTTCCTTTCAAAAAACTTCTTCACTCTCTCTATGTCAGTTACATCAACTCCAACCTTTATCATACTGTATCTATGGTAAAGAACTACTCTGCGCTTTTACAACCTGCTTTGCTTTGAGGAAGTCAAACGATTCTCAATCACACAAATTCCAAAATGATAGTATGGTTCATTCTTTCTCTGGTAAGCAGATAAATTCAGATTCTACACCCCTCTCTCTCAGTTATTCCCCTCTAGCCATAGAACCTACTTTTCCACTAAGCTCACTGAAAGCTTATTGAATAAGCGTTTGTTTAGACAAGAAGCCAATAAATCCCAATCTCCATTAGGTAAGGAGACAAGACTTTAAACTTTTCTCTTACTTACTCTCCTTGCTTCTTGAGAGCATTTATCAGTTAGAAAACTTAATTTCATATCAAGCTTCTTAGGTGCTCAATTGAGAAAGTTTTCACCCAGTCCTGAAAGGACTGCGAGAATAGTAGAAAGAAAGACACATCCTAGCTATAAATTTTGAAATTTACTGACAAAAAGCCTAGATAAAAGAAACTACAGCTAATTGGAAAGCTTAGATTTCAGGAAGAACTTAGTAAGGCTGATTCATAGTTGAAAAGTATACCTTGGAGTTTCTACTTACCTATCACTTTTTGGTTTCCACTAGTCTTTGTAGGAAAACTCTACTACACAAAAGCACTCTCCAAAAGCACTCTCCAAGTGCTTATGGAAGATGCTTCTCACCTAGACGAGGTCAAGGAAAGAAAAGCTCACACCTATAGCCTAAGAAGTTGCTTTCTTAGTGATAAGGTGACTAAAATTAATACGTATTAGTTTAAGCTATGGAGGATAGGTATGGAATGCAAAAAAGAGATAAACCTAAATAGGTGTAATTGTTCCTACTCTCCCTGTCCTAGAAAAGGAATATGTTGCGAATGCATAGCATACCACAGAAGCAAAAGACAACTTCCTGCCTGCTTTTTCCCAAAAGACGCTGAAGCAACATGGGACAGGAGTTTTGAACATTTCATAAAATTAGCCACACAAGGGAGAATATAGAAGAAACATGCAAGAGATAAAAGGTATAAAGTTCATTAGAGTTTTTGATTACCTATCAGAAAAAGAGCTAAATACTAAACCCTTCTCCATAAGGATACTAATAGAAAACGTTGTAAGAAACCTTGGAGAGGAGGGGATAGAAAACAGATTTTTAGATGCTCTTATAAACTGGAAAGGATCTAAAACCACTACCGAAGAAATTGGTTTTAAGCCTTGTAGAGTCTTAATGCAAGACTTCACCGGTATTCCCATAATAGTAGACCTTGCGGTAATGAGAGACAAAGCAAAAGAGCTAGGTAAGGACCCAAAACTTATAAACCCTAAAGTTCCAACACACCTTGTCGTAGATCATTCATTGCAAGTTGACTTTTTTGGTGAAAGCAATGCATTTGAGAAAAATCTTGAACTAGAGTTTAAAAGGAATACTGAAAGATACCATCTTTTAAAATGGGCTAAGAAAAACTTCTCAAACCTCTATGTAGTGCCTCCGGGCAAAGGCATAATACACCAAATAAACCTAGAATATCTTGCAAAGGTTGTTTTAGTTGAAAACGGAATTGCAAAATATGATACATTGGTCGGAACAGATTCACACACCACTATGATAAATGGACTTGGAGTCCTAGGGTGGGGAGTAGGAGGAATTGAAGCAGAATCTGTTATACTTGGGCAACCATACTTTATGAAACTACCAGAGGTTGTCGGGGTACACATGAAGGGAAAGATAAAAGATGGTGTTAATGCAACTGATATAGTGCTAACCATAACTAACCTCCTTAGGAAAGTAGGAGTTGTAGACAAGTTTGTTGAGTTTTTTGGAGAAGGTGCGAGAACGATGGATGTGGAGACAAGAGCAACTATTGCAAATATGGCTCCGGAATACGGAGCAACTATGGGTTTCTTCGCAGTTGATGAAAACACTCTTGACTACCTTTACAGAACTGGCAGAGACAAAGAGCTACTTGAGCTGATTGAGGAATACACAAAAAGCCAAGGACTATGGCACCATAGTAACTCCTACGAAAGTGTTGAATTCTCGCAGGTTGTTGAAATAAATCTTGAAGAAATAGAACCAGTTCTTGCAGGTCCAAGAAGGCCTCAGGACAAGGTTTTTATATCATCAGTGGCAAAGGAATTTAAGGAACACCTTGAACAAACCAAGGGTGGAATATCCGAAAGTAATAAACTAAGGGATGGTGACATTGTAATTGCATCAATAACAAGCTGTACTAATACATCAAATCCCTATGTTTTAGTCGGTGCAGGAATAGTTGCAAAAAAAGCTTTTGAGAAAGGCCTTTCTGTGAAAAGTCATGTAAAAACTTCTTTTTCGCCAGGTTCTAGAGTAGTTGAGAAGTACCTAAAGGAACTCGGACTACAGGAATATCTTGATAAACTTGGGTTCAACATAGTTGGATATGGATGTGCAACATGTATAGGAAACAGTGGACCTCTTATAAACTGGGTTGAAGAGGAAATAAGAAAAAACAACCTCACAGTAGTATCAATCACAAGCGGAAATAGAAACTTTGAAGGAAGAATTCATCCCTTAGTAAAAGCTAACTACTTAGCATCACCCATATTAGTAGTAGCCTATGCAATAGCTGGAAACATAATGCTGAACCTGGAAAAAGAACCCCTAGGGTTTGACACAAACAATTCACCAGTCTTCCTAAAGGATATACTTCCAACTCATAACGAAATAGTTGAATACCTTTCAAAAATTGTTACAAGAGAAACTTTCATTAATGTCTACAAAGACATATTCGTAGGCACAAAGGAATGGGAAAGTATGGACGTTGGAGAAAGTAGCCTATTTTGCTGGGATGAAAACTCAACATACATAAGAAAGCCTCCATACTTTGATGATTATAACCCCAGTAGAAATCACTTAGAAGACATAATCGGAGCCAGAATCCTAGGAGTATTTGGAGACTCAATAACTACAGACCACATTTCACCAGCAGGTTCTATAGACGAAAACTCTCCTGCCGGCCAATACCTTTTAGAAAAAGGTGTCAACAAAGAAGATTTCAACTCCTACGGTTCTAGAAGAGGCAACCACGAGGTTATGATGAGAGGCACTTTCGCAAACCCAAGAATAAAAAACCTAATGCTTGGCAATAAAGAAGGAGGTTACACTCTCGTTTACAAAGATGGCAATTGGACTGAAACCACGATCTTTGACGCATCAATGCATTACAAGCAAAACGGTATCCCATTGGTCATTATAGGAGGTAAGGAATATGGAACCGGAAGCTCCAGAGACTGGGCAGCAAAAGGCCCCTACCTACTCGGAGTAAAGGCAGTAATAGCAAAAAGCTTTGAAAGAATCCATAGAAGTAACCTCATAGGAATGGGCATAATACCTCTTGAGCCTCTAGACAAAAACAAAAACCTAGAGTTTTCAGGGAAGGA
The sequence above is a segment of the Brevinematia bacterium genome. Coding sequences within it:
- a CDS encoding prepilin peptidase codes for the protein MQNYLNYLLGYFEIGLNLLFLTLISAFDIKTHKAPNYLTLPYILLGSILTVLGNFSRYINLIELALLILAIWLYSRIKRVEMLETFGGGDIKTLLGFSLANEFLAFNISLIVASMTGIFWAIASSKKGVPFVPFLLLGYAISLILTYTLLQKKAF
- the glmS gene encoding glutamine--fructose-6-phosphate transaminase (isomerizing), which produces MCGIVGYIGIRSNPVEVVIEGLKQLEYRGYDSAGIAFIRNGEFEILKEVGRIANLEDKIKTINLSGIKEACIGHTRWATHGGVTVHNAHPHISNNRKITLVHNGIIENYSLLKEMLSKKGYSFYSQTDTEVIVNLIEEHMKEGNSFEDAIMLAVTELNGTFGLVIMGLEESDKLVAVRKGSPIVIGIGDNESIIASDINAIVRYTKNVIYLDDGEIAIVKKDEIITKNFTGKDIKKDVFVVDWEIEQLNKGGYPHYMLKEIFEQPTAIENCIRGRILEDEGSVKLGGIAKLENYIHKIRKFVFIGCGTAYHAGMIGKYLMENLGGVLSEVDHASEFRYRNPMVGPRDVVVAISQSGETMDTLEALREAKRKGAITMGIINVVGSTIAREAGMGIYIHSGPEIGVASTKAFTNMIVALIMLSIKVGRRKRLGLFEGKEVVSNLKKLPELVEYTLNTTNKITNNISKEFYKSRNFLYLGRHYNYPIALEGALKLKEVSYIHAEGYPAAEMKHGPIALIDENMPVVFIATKGALYDKILSNIQEVKARNGKVIAIINDNDEKVSKISDYVIPVPEVIEPLSPIINVIPLQLLAYHIATIKGLDVDKPRNLAKSVTVE
- the acpS gene encoding holo-ACP synthase, which produces MIKVGVDVTDIERVKKFFERKGEKFLDRVLTPREKEYVMRHKKFLLHLAGRFAGKEAFFKALGTGIVDFKEVEILNAPSGKPYINLYGKTKQIFDSMNIKGIDISISHTDLVAVSVVVFEI
- a CDS encoding DUF6485 family protein, whose protein sequence is MECKKEINLNRCNCSYSPCPRKGICCECIAYHRSKRQLPACFFPKDAEATWDRSFEHFIKLATQGRI
- the acnA gene encoding aconitate hydratase AcnA, with translation MQEIKGIKFIRVFDYLSEKELNTKPFSIRILIENVVRNLGEEGIENRFLDALINWKGSKTTTEEIGFKPCRVLMQDFTGIPIIVDLAVMRDKAKELGKDPKLINPKVPTHLVVDHSLQVDFFGESNAFEKNLELEFKRNTERYHLLKWAKKNFSNLYVVPPGKGIIHQINLEYLAKVVLVENGIAKYDTLVGTDSHTTMINGLGVLGWGVGGIEAESVILGQPYFMKLPEVVGVHMKGKIKDGVNATDIVLTITNLLRKVGVVDKFVEFFGEGARTMDVETRATIANMAPEYGATMGFFAVDENTLDYLYRTGRDKELLELIEEYTKSQGLWHHSNSYESVEFSQVVEINLEEIEPVLAGPRRPQDKVFISSVAKEFKEHLEQTKGGISESNKLRDGDIVIASITSCTNTSNPYVLVGAGIVAKKAFEKGLSVKSHVKTSFSPGSRVVEKYLKELGLQEYLDKLGFNIVGYGCATCIGNSGPLINWVEEEIRKNNLTVVSITSGNRNFEGRIHPLVKANYLASPILVVAYAIAGNIMLNLEKEPLGFDTNNSPVFLKDILPTHNEIVEYLSKIVTRETFINVYKDIFVGTKEWESMDVGESSLFCWDENSTYIRKPPYFDDYNPSRNHLEDIIGARILGVFGDSITTDHISPAGSIDENSPAGQYLLEKGVNKEDFNSYGSRRGNHEVMMRGTFANPRIKNLMLGNKEGGYTLVYKDGNWTETTIFDASMHYKQNGIPLVIIGGKEYGTGSSRDWAAKGPYLLGVKAVIAKSFERIHRSNLIGMGIIPLEPLDKNKNLEFSGKEVINIIGLKDIKPGGIVEVEVINENGAKSSFKAKCRIDTQNELNIAKSGGIMQKVLNTLFH